A genomic segment from Solenopsis invicta isolate M01_SB chromosome 5, UNIL_Sinv_3.0, whole genome shotgun sequence encodes:
- the LOC120357919 gene encoding cytochrome P450 6l1-like, with the protein MMISYEAANEMKYFQNIINGTLRKYPPLSILFRKCTRDMDLSDTDIHISKETIIIIPVLGLHRHPTIYPDPDFDPERFTEANKATRHSFAYYHLVKDHGCAWTYRVFINGCYTFYHKSAP; encoded by the exons ATGATGATATCGTACGAGGCTGcaaatgaaatgaaatattttcaaaacataaTAAATG GAACTTTAAGAAAATATCCCCCACTATCCATTTTATTTCGGAAGTGCACTAGAGATATGGATCTCTCAGATACAGATATCCACATTTCAAAAGAAACTATAATCATTATACCGGTGCTTGGATTGCACCGCCATCCAACTATATATCCGGATCCGGATTTTGATCCGGAACGATTCACCGAAGCCAATAAAGCAACAAGGCACTCGTTTGCATATTACCATTTGGTGAAGGACCACGGATGTGCATGG acatacagagtgttcattaatggttgttaCACCTTTTACCATAAGAGCGCGCCTTAA
- the LOC113005992 gene encoding uncharacterized protein LOC113005992, with the protein MLSKLIGTLVTVLYVLHILFVHKLKRTSMCALTYGQKGKLLIKKPVAPVNDLISLLKGNLSIGEVFQNAYLKYKACGIFGIYAFFKPTLIITEYHILFKQC; encoded by the exons atgttaagtaaattaattgGGACTTTAGTTACCGTTTTATATGTTTTGCACATTCTTTTTGTCCATAAGTTAAAGCGCACAAGTATGTGCGCTTTAACTTATGGACAAAAAGGGAAACTTCTGATAAAAAAACCCGTTGCACCtgtaaatgatttaatatctcTTTTGAAAGGAAATTTATCAATCG GTGAAGTCTTCCAgaatgcatatttaaaatataaagcttgTGGCATTTTTGGGATATACGCATTTTTCAAACCAACTCTGATCATTACCGAGTACCACATATTATTCAAACAGTGCTAA